One Arachis hypogaea cultivar Tifrunner chromosome 2, arahy.Tifrunner.gnm2.J5K5, whole genome shotgun sequence genomic window, TACCGCAAGAAAAATTTCTATTTAGAATTTCCTAAGATATATTAATACACCCAAAGATTAGACCACTTCAATTATTATCCTGAAAGACACATCACTTTCCAATAAAGATACGTGACAAATTTCAAGAATTGGAGTCGTGCAGAATCAGTTTCACCAACCTTTGCATGGCTTGGTGCTGAGAATTCCAGAGAATTGGGAACCAATACTGTTGGATTTCTCAAAGACAACGCTATATATTGAGAAGTACAAGTACCATGGAGTATTTGAACTCAGCACATGCATTAGCAAACTATGTTGTTGTTCGTCTATACATCAAGAAAAGTTTAAATGCTTATAATTCTCCTAAACTTGATTATGGAGGCTCTTATGGTGGGATTCTTGTAGCAATATTTCGTCAAAAGTATTCTCATATTGCTCATGGTGCTTTGGCTTCATCAgttccaattttttattttgatggtgTAGTCCCACAACATGGATATTACTATGTTGTAACCTAAGATTTTAGAGAAATTAAACAAATGAGAGCTGCTACCATACTATATACGAAAATCTTAGTATAAATTTGATGAAATAGCCAAGAAGCCTCACGACCTCTCAATTCTTAGCAAGAGATTTAAGATTTGGAAAAAATATGAGAAATGTTGATGTTCTGAAGGACTATTTGTATCATGTGTATTGCACTATCGCTCAATACAACACCATTAGTTGAGAGGATATGTGGTGTCATTAATAGAGCAGCTAATAAAATAGATATCATTGGTCAGATATTTGAAGTTATTGTAGCTTATAGTCACTTTAAAAATTCTCCATTCTACGATAAAAATAGATTTGATGATCCAGGTGAACCGCCTCTATGTCACTAGGCATGTGCTTAACAAGCATGCAGCGAGATTGTTAATCCAATTGGTGTTGATGAGATTGTATAACTAATTTAGATTCTCGTGTGATGTACGTGTGATCCTTGTGTCATGCACAgaaattttctattcaatttatatttttatttaaagttcTTTAATTTATATCGTATTAATTCATTTAATgagtttattttatattattcaatttaatatatattaaatttttatggcGTATATCTGATAGATCAAAATTGTAGCATGTGAGTATCACAATTTATCCATATTTTTTCATGTGTTCAATTATCTTAAAGAGCTCATCTAaacattattttgatgatgtgtaATCTTCTAATAATATAAGCAGTGAAATTTTTATTGCTCAATTGCCATAAAAAATGCTGATAATTATACATTGCTTTCTCTAAGTTTGTAATCAACATATGTTTTAACTCTTTTTCTTTCCAATGTTTTATgcaaataactaagaaaactgcATTAGGTGCTTGAACATCTAAAACTATTAAAGACATCATATTTAATCTAGGAAGCATGAAAGGTATCAAGAGAAATTGAAGAATGAGTGATTTGATGTGAGTCGACTTTGTAATTATGAGAACCAACTATTGAACAATTTGGACTTGCTATTCTTTATAATCTAGAACATTcatttggatatatatatatatatatatatatatatatatatatatatatatatatatatatatatatatatatatatatatatatatatatgtctaacTCGTTTAGATTGCCATGAattatttttggtattatttGAGACTGCGAGTAgttgaataataatatatttaaattgtatAACTAGTTTATATTCTTATTCAAAATTCGTgcaataccaaaaaaaattttatttaaaatttttttaagatatattATTACACCCAAAGATTAGATCACTTTAATTATAACTATGAAAGATATATCACTTTTTAATAAAGATACGTGGcaaattttaagagttggagtCGTGCAGAATCAGTTGCATCATTCTTTGCATGGCTTGGTGCTGAGGATTATTCCTTAGAACTAGGAATCAATATTGCTAGATAAAGTTGAATCACTGAAAGCAAAATATGTCAAAATAGGAAGGAGAAACCAATCCTATCCATGAACATTAAAGACCACAAATGCAATTGCATTATAGGATGATATGAATGAACTTTTATAAATGGAACTAAAGTCTCATGAGCATTCTGCACACACAATTTCGACTTCCAAGCTGAAATCCTAAAACCACTAGAAGTGGATAATGTTGTTCAAGTTGATAGTAAACTTGAACTCCAACAATCTCAGAAACGTGCATACAACTTATCATACTACTTgttcaatttttatcaaattaataaatatcaatttaattttatcaatttGTCATCTTGTACAATTTTATCAAGTTGTATAACAAGTTGATAAATATCAACTTAACCGTATCATGTGCACCTTATTTTCAATACATGACTAGCTAATGAttgaatttttgactaagtcaaaaattttaactaaacttgttattcaattttgatcaaataaaaaattataacttgaCTAATTTAATTATCCAAATCACCATTTTATTAACTTATTTCTTCTAAACTTATCAAGTTTCATATTTGGCAATCATGATTATCTAAGTCAAAGCTTCAATATGTCAGCACTTGTTACTGCTTTAGTCAATAGTCacaaatttttactttaaaatcaaaagaataaTTTTGCTTCTTTTCAcacacttttaaaaaaaatacttttagcagacatttgttttatttttaatggcaATAAAAATAGTCACTAATAAATTTACTAGTAGTTAGACATTAATCGTCTTATACTTTGTCACTAAAAAGTTTTAGCCGCAATTATATAATTACCGTAAAGACATTTTTAAtagtcacaaaaaatatataattatcattataacATATAGTAATAacgataaatatataattgtcgtaaaaatataagttaaataaaaaatatagtggcCATTATGTTATTGCCCTTAAATATTTATCGCTAaaaatatcttcttttttttatagtGGCAAAGAGCACGTAAACTTGAGATATGATGtaaatttcaagaattattttagatttttactCCTAAAAATTAGGTAGATATTAGTTACTTAATTGATCGCTTATCAGCTACATACATCTTCATcgtattttacttgtcattttggAAACCTATTTTTAGTCCTTGAAATATTTTAGCCAAATTCTGAAATTGCTATGaacttgaaaattgaaattggcATTTTTGGAGTGTTGTATGAAGGATCTTTCTTTCGTTTTGTCAAGCTCCCACATTATTATATTCCAATTTGATTATAATAAAATCACCCTTTAGTTAAACAAGATACAGTTTGACTACTTGTCAATTGCCATCTTctgtctttgtttcttttgattattattgGTATCATAGTATAGATTGAAggggacaaaaaaaaaagataaataaagctaAGGAGTCAATATGGTTAGTTAGgcgaattttaattaataataattgtaaTGTTGGTATAATTGTTTCATAAGGTaatgaaaagttaaaaaaaaagctATACTAATTCTTAAGGCAACACAAATGCATGGAGAATTTGAGATTTTTTTCTGATATGATAATTATGTACGTGTAATACAGTTAAATGATGATTTCGGTGTGTAATTTACGAAcagaaatatttgataacaaaaaatagtCAGAACTTGTcttcattaataaaaaatagtagtcaGAACTCCAACAATCTCAGAAATGTGCATACATACTAAAACTAGCAAGAAAATAGAACTcagcaattaaacaataaaaaacaaaaacaaacaaaaatagagAAGTGAGCATGGAAAATGTTTCTTGTGTGTGTGTGCATGCATCAATGATGCTTTCTCTTATTCCCTACACTCCTAGCATCTCTCATTGATCTCTTCTCTTCATTGCCTCCTTGGGAAACACAAAGTGTTCCAATTTATGAGATGTGCCTTTCTCCTATTTTGATCGTCGCTCCAGATAAAGCGTCGCTGCTCTTTCTCCACCTGATTGCAGATAGACTTTTAGATCTTGCTATGTTGCATTGGAAAAAAGGCTATAGGTGTGATGGCTGATTGAGCTAGAACAACTCTTTCCGCCATCGATAACCTATCTCGTTTCCATCCCTGCAAACGATCCTTCACCTTGTTAATAATATGACTATAGCTTCGTTTAGTGCCTCTTCCTTCTAAGATGTAGGCCCCCAAGTATCTACCAACTTCCCTCGTCTCCTTGAAACCTGCAAGATCAACAATCTCCTGTCTCTTAACTGGCTTAACCTTCTTGGAGAAGAAAACTTGTATTTTTTGGCCATTCACTATCTGTCCCAATACTTCACAAAAATGATCCAAACAGGATTTAATAACCTCCATTTGGTTACAAGAAGCTTTCCCGAAGAGCATCAAGTCATCTACAAACATCAAATGCGAGATGGCCAGACCATGCTTACCAATTCTAAAAGGCTTCCATTCGCCCTCAACAACCTTATCTTCAATCAAATGTGATCATCTGTCCatacaaataacaaaaatataggGAGACAAAAAGTCCCCTTGTCTAATACTACAACACGGTGTAAACTTTTCCAAAGGCTCCCCATTCCATAAAACCTGGAAGCTTGTTGTCCGAATGTATTGCATAATAATGTGAATCATTTCTGGGGAAGGCTGAATTCCATAAGGCATTTTCCAACAAAATTCCAATTATGATGGTCATAAGCCTTCTCTAGGTCTATCTTTATAGCCATTGACCCTTTTCTCGCATTGGATCTTCTCATACTATGAATAATCTCTTGGGCAATCACTATATTATCTTGTATTCTTCTATCTGGAATAAAGCTCGATTGAGCAtgagaaattattttatataggACAAACTTAAGCCTATTGGAAATTACCTTTGTAGTCATTTTGTAAGAAACGTTATATAAGGAAACAGGCCTGAACTGAGTAACGAATTCTGGTTGATCAATCTTGGGGATCAAAGCAAGGAAAGTGTTATTAACCTCCTTAATATTACTAGGGTTGGACTAGAAGTTCATGACAAAACTCTTCAAACTGCTACCTACTAGTTCCTAATTATCTTTATAAAAACTTGTTGGAAACCATCTTCACCAGGGGCCTTGAGAGAACCCATGGAAAATATGGCTTGTTCTAACTCATCAGCCTCTACAATGCTTCTCATCATTTTGAGCATGTAGCCTGGTTCCATCTTTGGGTAGATAGTCTGCGTATGAATATTACAATCTCTGTTGGGATTGGTTTCCTAGAACAGATGCTTGAAGTAGGAACAGACATGAATTTTGAGATTGTCCAGGTTATCTATCCAACTACCACCAGAGTCTCTTAGCTTGAAAATCTTGTTTCTTCTTCGGTGGATAATGGCGTTGGTGTGATAATATCTTGTGTTATGATCTCCTTCAACCATCCAAGTCTCTCTGGATTTTTGAATCCAAAACATATGTTCTCTGTCCAACATCACCGCTAGTTCTTTGTTAAGATCTTCCTCCAAATTGTCCAGGAACTCGCTTTTCCCATATATAGGAGAGTTCTAAATCCCCTTCAACTTGTTGAGAATTATCCTCTTCTGATTGAAAATATTTCTGAAAGTGTTGTGGTTCCACTACTTAACTTTTTCCACAAACACCTTTATAGATTGATTAAGGGCCAAATCTCTGTTCCAGGTATTCTTGAGAAAAGGCTGAAACCCATTGTGTTGCATCTACCTGTATTCAAACCGAAATGGCTTGTTTTTAAGAACATGACTGTTACCTACACACTTAATCAGAATGGATGGTGATCGGATTTTAGTCGTAATAGAGTCTCTACAAACGCCTCATGAAAACAAATCCTCCAATCACGATTAGATATGGCCCTATCTAAACGCTTGAagactctctctctcccccctgcCAAATCAGACCTCTCTAGGTAAAGCGCCCTCCTTTCTTTTCACTTATGTCACTTATATCATTGAAGTCCCCGCAGAGCATCCAAGAACAGTTTATCGTAGGGACTAGATCAGCAATATAATTTCTCAACTCCTTCTTCCTTTCTTCGTTTGGATTAGTATAGACGATAGTAAGGAACCATTCCCTGAGATTGTCTGAAATTGAGATGTGCAAAGGTTGTTCATTTCTACTTATCTCTTGAAtcgaaagattgggattattccATATGAGCCATAATCCTCCTGAGAACCCCCTGAGCATCAATCACCAAACTGAAGTTAGAACCTGTTTTTTTTATGGCCAATTCTATAGGTAGTgtttggtagagagacagagactgaaagatagagactgagagacagagactgagagatagagactgaaataaatttcagtattctgtttggtgcaaagtcagagacagaaattaaaataagaataaaactctaatttaatttgtacaaaggataaaattggaatcaattaattgaaaagagggtattttaggtataaaatgttataaaaatttcagtctctatctataaaaatttcagtcctctgtgtccctactttttggaggtactgaaatattgaaattttagggacagagacagaaattttagtaccagtctatgaaccaacaaacatgatactgtgtctcagtctctcagtctgtgtcttagtacctcaaaacaaacgctaccataGTGTATTTTGTTTGGTGTCCAACTTTTGCCTAAATTaccttttataataattttaaaatattaaaaaaattttaacttttatacttttaaatttttaattaattatttaacctattttaataatttgacaatATCTTGTAGACACTATatcaaacacttttttttaatagCATTGTATGCAACTGTACTGCTGCACCTCGTCTCCTGTATCGCAACTAAGTCcggtttgtaatttttttttttttttggtcgataATCCGGTTTGTATTTAGACACATAATCCTTCAAAATTCTAgtaaaatttgggcagcattgcACAAGAAAATAATCATcactataaaaagaaaagaaggaagcttAAGGCTTCAGTGTTCAAAGATGTACTGTGAGAACCATATGGGCCCATTTAGGCCGAGTTCATATCCTCCCCTACGGGAGCATCTCTATTACCCCATTCCAGCACAGCCAAAGTGCCTTCTGCCATAAATTCATCTAAGTCTGATCTAGAGAAGTACGGAACATTTGGGTCCGAAGGTTTTGGGTTAAGGTTTGGGTCCATAGGGGTCTCCTCTATCACTGTTTCATTTGAAAGAGTGGGTTGGGTTTGAAAAGGGTTGGGTATGTTTGAGGAAGGTATGGGGGAAAAGTGGGCCAAGGTTTCTTTTGGTTGATTGGGCTGAGAGACTGAAACAGGCTCAGAGTTGCTTTAGTTTTCCTCAGGGTTAGATTACCTTTGGGCTAATGCCGTTGGCTCCGCGCTTGCATACAACCTTCATTAACATGCCCAAATTTACCGCACTAACCTATGTAAACTCTGATAATTGATTATTGAATGAAATAGTTTTGGCCACCAAATACTTGGCATCTAGAGGCTTGCTCAGATCAATCTCCACACACAGTCTTGCGAATTTTCCTCTTGACTGATTGGCAGTGTTCATATAAACCTTAAGGGTTTTCCCTATCTGGCCTCCAACTGTCCTCAGGAATCTCTTCATAGTACTCAATGGGCAAGTCAGGAAGACGGACCCATGCAGCTATTTTATTAATCGACGCACCGAAGGGATTAAAGTCTGGCGTCTATAGGCGGATAGTAAGGTAATGATCGAAAAGCAT contains:
- the LOC140177418 gene encoding uncharacterized protein, which translates into the protein MEPGYMLKMMRSIVEADELEQAIFSMGSLKAPGEDDKVVEGEWKPFRIGKHGLAISHLMFVDDLMLFGKASCNQMEVIKSCLDHFCEVLGQIVNGQKIQVFFSKKVKPVKRQEIVDLAGFKETREVGRYLGAYILEGRGTKRSYSHIINKVKDRLQGWKRDRLSMAERVVLAQSAITPIAFFPMQHSKI